A single region of the Tigriopus californicus strain San Diego chromosome 8, Tcal_SD_v2.1, whole genome shotgun sequence genome encodes:
- the LOC131885788 gene encoding uncharacterized protein LOC131885788: MESLNPGPAIIASDPVIGSGMHSAALIRQSTVLSRLWSAGQEPLADLTLSTEHGDRVHAHSFLLRGISPWIYQFYAQIQCHCTQLPCPHESPRLVFVCVGFDLHAIQSLMGLIYTGQVEAHQPEDTDKVQNLCRVLGINLSLHRSLKEKREPGHDSDSREAAARYDHGDLVQHNEVMDEDLDASYREQDGEILALWEGDRIGVVSSGLHYCTFCDKRFKAKSMLGKHVRRHHKHLHRTNPNYAYSNDESEEDEEQEQVDSEAYNGPLSLASLDSIGAKYGFPGQQSWKCFKCSKLYTNFHKLKNHISSHFADEIIQTFPNSKKSCEFCKYKFSKKSDKVCHLAVRHDKLTLFVSQEDQPEIYTRKIKHREKIPTEKIKPLEDLSTAQDLVKRALSLSETRPNQSIACVVCQKETREGKPYRIHLNNHFMDTLLKMYPHYTGLTCNICKVTLAKKRALGFHLGFMHDGYKIISKMSLKDRLS, translated from the coding sequence ATGGAATCGCTGAATCCGGGCCCGGCCATCATTGCATCAGATCCTGTCATCGGGTCTGGGATGCACTCGGCGGCCCTGATTCGACAGTCCACCGTGTTGAGTCGATTGTGGAGTGCGGGTCAAGAGCCGTTGGCCGACCTCACTCTATCTACAGAGCACGGAGATCGGGTTCACGCTCATTCCTTCTTACTCCGAGGCATTTCCCCTTGGATCTATCAGTTCTATGCACAGATCCAATGTCATTGCACCCAACTACCCTGTCCCCATGAGAGTCCGCGGCTAGTGTTCGTGTGCGTCGGCTTTGATTTGCATGCGATCCAGAGCCTCATGGGCCTTATATACACTGGTCAGGTCGAGGCCCATCAACCTGAGGACACTGATAAGGTCCAGAACCTTTGCCGTGTCTTGGGGATCAATTTGAGTCTGCATCGGAGCTTGAAAGAGAAGCGAGAACCCGGCCATGATAGTGACAGCAGGGAGGCTGCGGCGCGATATGATCACGGTGATCTTGTTCAACACAATGAAGTGATGGACGAAGATTTGGATGCAAGTTATCGCGAGCAAGATGGGGAAATATTGGCTTTGTGGGAAGGAGATCGAATTGGTGTCGTATCCTCTGGTCTTCACTATTGTACATTCTGCGACAAAAGgttcaaggccaaatccaTGTTGGGCAAGCACGTCCGTCGGCATCATAAGCATCTGCATCGGACCAACCCCAACTATGCTTACTCAAACGATGAGTcggaagaagatgaagaacaagAGCAGGTCGACTCGGAAGCCTATAATGGACCGTTATCCTTGGCATCATTGGACAGCATCGGTGCAAAATACGGCTTTCCGGGCCAACAGTCCTGGAAGTGTTTCAAGTGTTCTAAATTATACACCAACTTCCACAAGCTCAAGAATCACATCTCAAGCCATTTTGCGGACGAGATTATTCAAACGTTTCCCAACTCGAAGAAGTCTTGCGAGTTCTGCAAGTACAAATTTAGCAAAAAGTCGGACAAAGTTTGTCATCTGGCGGTAAGGCACGATAAGCTCACACTTTTCGTCAGCCAAGAGGACCAGCCCGAGATCTACACCAGAAAAATCAAACACCGCGAAAAGATCCCCACTGAAaagatcaagcctttggaaGATTTGTCCACGGCGCAAGACCTGGTCAAAAGAGCGTTGTCTCTGTCCGAGACCCGCCCCAATCAGAGCATAGCCTGTGTGGTGTGTCAAAAAGAGACCCGAGAAGGTAAACCCTATCGCATCCATCTGAACAATCATTTCATGGACACTTTGCTTAAAATGTACCCGCATTACACTGGACTTACTTGTAACATTTGCAAGGTcaccttggccaagaagaGAGCGCTTGGGTTTCATTTAGGTTTCATGCACGATGGCTACaagatcatttccaaaatgagTCTCAAGGACAGATTGTCATGA